One part of the Symphalangus syndactylus isolate Jambi chromosome 1, NHGRI_mSymSyn1-v2.1_pri, whole genome shotgun sequence genome encodes these proteins:
- the TRMT112 gene encoding multifunctional methyltransferase subunit TRM112-like protein isoform X2: MTTSFRFRPGERLCGDMKLLTHNLLSSHVRGVGSRGFPLRLQATEVRICPVEFNPNFVARMIPKVEWSAFLEAADNVPKGPVEGYEENEEFLRTMHHLLLEVEVIEGTLQCPESGRMFPISRGIPNMLLSEEETES, from the exons ATGACGACGTCTTTCCGGTTCCGGCCTGGCGAGCGCTTGTGCGGCGACATGAAACTGCTCACCCACAATCTGCTGAGCTCGCATGTGCGCGGGGTGGGGTCCCGTGGCTTCCCCCTGCGCCTCCAG GCCACCGAGGTCCGTATCTGCCCTGTGGAATTCAATCCCAACTTCGTGGCGCGTATGATACCTAAGGTGGAGTGGTCGGCGTTCCTGGAGGCGGCAGATAAC GTGCCTAAAGGGCCGGTTGAGGGATATGAGGAGAATGAAGAGTTTCTGAGGACCATGCACCACCTGCTGCTGGAG GTGGAAGTGATAGAGGGCACCCTGCAGTGCCCAGAATCTGGACGTATGTTCCCCATCAGCCGCGGGATCCCCAACATGCTGCTGAgtgaggaggaaactgagagttGA
- the TRMT112 gene encoding multifunctional methyltransferase subunit TRM112-like protein isoform X1, with translation MTTSFRFRPGERLCGDMKLLTHNLLSSHVRGVGSRGFPLRLQATEVRICPVEFNPNFVARMIPKVEWSAFLEAADNLRLIQVPKGPVEGYEENEEFLRTMHHLLLEVEVIEGTLQCPESGRMFPISRGIPNMLLSEEETES, from the exons ATGACGACGTCTTTCCGGTTCCGGCCTGGCGAGCGCTTGTGCGGCGACATGAAACTGCTCACCCACAATCTGCTGAGCTCGCATGTGCGCGGGGTGGGGTCCCGTGGCTTCCCCCTGCGCCTCCAG GCCACCGAGGTCCGTATCTGCCCTGTGGAATTCAATCCCAACTTCGTGGCGCGTATGATACCTAAGGTGGAGTGGTCGGCGTTCCTGGAGGCGGCAGATAAC TTGCGCCTGATCCAGGTGCCTAAAGGGCCGGTTGAGGGATATGAGGAGAATGAAGAGTTTCTGAGGACCATGCACCACCTGCTGCTGGAG GTGGAAGTGATAGAGGGCACCCTGCAGTGCCCAGAATCTGGACGTATGTTCCCCATCAGCCGCGGGATCCCCAACATGCTGCTGAgtgaggaggaaactgagagttGA
- the PRDX5 gene encoding peroxiredoxin-5, mitochondrial isoform X1 translates to MGLAGVCTLRRSAGYILVGGAAGQSVAAAAAAAARRWSERGWASGGVRSFSRAAAAMAPIKVGDAIPAVEVFEGEPGNKVNLAELFKGKKGVLFGVPGAFTPGCSKTHLPGFVEQAEALKAKGVQVVACLSVNDAFVTGEWGRAQKAEGKVRLLADPTGAFGKETDLLLDDSLVSIFGNRRLKRFSMVVQDGIVKSLNVEPDGTGLTCSLAPNIISQL, encoded by the exons ATGGGACTAGCCGGCGTGTGCACCCTGAGACGCTCAGCGGGCTATATACTCGTTGGTGGGGCAGCCGGTCAGTCTGTggcagcggcagcggcagcggcagcAAGACGGTGGAGTGAAAGAGGGTGGGCGTCTGGCGGGGTCCGCAGTTTCAGCAGAGCCGCTGCAGCCATGGCCCCGATCAAG GTGGGAGATGCCATCCCAGCAGTGGAGGTGTTTGAAGGCGAGCCAGGAAACAAGGTGAACCTGGCAGAGCTGTTCAAGGGCAAGAAGGGTGTGCTGTTTGGAGTTCCCGGGGCTTTCACCCCTGGATGTTCCAAG acCCACCTGCCAGGGTTTGTGGAGCAGGCTGAGGCTCTGAAGGCCAAGGGAGTCCAGGTGGTGGCCTGTCTGAGTGTTAATGATGCCTTTGTGACTGGCGAGTGGGGCCGAGCCCAGAAGGCGGAAGGCAAG GTTCGGCTCCTGGCTGATCCcactggggcctttgggaag GAGACAGACTTATTACTAGATGATTCGCTGGTGTCCATCTTTGGGAATCGACGTCTCAAGAG GTTCTCCATGGTGGTACAGGATGGCATAGTGAAGTCCCTGAATGTGGAACCAGATGGCACAGGCCTCACCTGCAGCCTGGCACCCAACATCATCTCACAGCTCTGA
- the PRDX5 gene encoding peroxiredoxin-5, mitochondrial isoform X4, with protein MGLAGVCTLRRSAGYILVGGAAGQSVAAAAAAAARRWSERGWASGGVRSFSRAAAAMAPIKVRLLADPTGAFGKETDLLLDDSLVSIFGNRRLKRFSMVVQDGIVKSLNVEPDGTGLTCSLAPNIISQL; from the exons ATGGGACTAGCCGGCGTGTGCACCCTGAGACGCTCAGCGGGCTATATACTCGTTGGTGGGGCAGCCGGTCAGTCTGTggcagcggcagcggcagcggcagcAAGACGGTGGAGTGAAAGAGGGTGGGCGTCTGGCGGGGTCCGCAGTTTCAGCAGAGCCGCTGCAGCCATGGCCCCGATCAAG GTTCGGCTCCTGGCTGATCCcactggggcctttgggaag GAGACAGACTTATTACTAGATGATTCGCTGGTGTCCATCTTTGGGAATCGACGTCTCAAGAG GTTCTCCATGGTGGTACAGGATGGCATAGTGAAGTCCCTGAATGTGGAACCAGATGGCACAGGCCTCACCTGCAGCCTGGCACCCAACATCATCTCACAGCTCTGA
- the PRDX5 gene encoding peroxiredoxin-5, mitochondrial isoform X2 — protein sequence MGLAGVCTLRRSAGYILVGGAAGQSVAAAAAAAARRWSERGWASGGVRSFSRAAAAMAPIKVGDAIPAVEVFEGEPGNKVNLAELFKGKKGVLFGVPGAFTPGCSKVRLLADPTGAFGKETDLLLDDSLVSIFGNRRLKRFSMVVQDGIVKSLNVEPDGTGLTCSLAPNIISQL from the exons ATGGGACTAGCCGGCGTGTGCACCCTGAGACGCTCAGCGGGCTATATACTCGTTGGTGGGGCAGCCGGTCAGTCTGTggcagcggcagcggcagcggcagcAAGACGGTGGAGTGAAAGAGGGTGGGCGTCTGGCGGGGTCCGCAGTTTCAGCAGAGCCGCTGCAGCCATGGCCCCGATCAAG GTGGGAGATGCCATCCCAGCAGTGGAGGTGTTTGAAGGCGAGCCAGGAAACAAGGTGAACCTGGCAGAGCTGTTCAAGGGCAAGAAGGGTGTGCTGTTTGGAGTTCCCGGGGCTTTCACCCCTGGATGTTCCAAG GTTCGGCTCCTGGCTGATCCcactggggcctttgggaag GAGACAGACTTATTACTAGATGATTCGCTGGTGTCCATCTTTGGGAATCGACGTCTCAAGAG GTTCTCCATGGTGGTACAGGATGGCATAGTGAAGTCCCTGAATGTGGAACCAGATGGCACAGGCCTCACCTGCAGCCTGGCACCCAACATCATCTCACAGCTCTGA
- the PRDX5 gene encoding peroxiredoxin-5, mitochondrial isoform X3 — protein MGLAGVCTLRRSAGYILVGGAAGQSVAAAAAAAARRWSERGWASGGVRSFSRAAAAMAPIKTHLPGFVEQAEALKAKGVQVVACLSVNDAFVTGEWGRAQKAEGKVRLLADPTGAFGKETDLLLDDSLVSIFGNRRLKRFSMVVQDGIVKSLNVEPDGTGLTCSLAPNIISQL, from the exons ATGGGACTAGCCGGCGTGTGCACCCTGAGACGCTCAGCGGGCTATATACTCGTTGGTGGGGCAGCCGGTCAGTCTGTggcagcggcagcggcagcggcagcAAGACGGTGGAGTGAAAGAGGGTGGGCGTCTGGCGGGGTCCGCAGTTTCAGCAGAGCCGCTGCAGCCATGGCCCCGATCAAG acCCACCTGCCAGGGTTTGTGGAGCAGGCTGAGGCTCTGAAGGCCAAGGGAGTCCAGGTGGTGGCCTGTCTGAGTGTTAATGATGCCTTTGTGACTGGCGAGTGGGGCCGAGCCCAGAAGGCGGAAGGCAAG GTTCGGCTCCTGGCTGATCCcactggggcctttgggaag GAGACAGACTTATTACTAGATGATTCGCTGGTGTCCATCTTTGGGAATCGACGTCTCAAGAG GTTCTCCATGGTGGTACAGGATGGCATAGTGAAGTCCCTGAATGTGGAACCAGATGGCACAGGCCTCACCTGCAGCCTGGCACCCAACATCATCTCACAGCTCTGA